The proteins below are encoded in one region of uncultured Eubacteriales bacterium:
- the dps gene encoding General stress protein 20U: MSTKLYEKMNLYLANQEVSYIKLHNLHWYVKGRSFFTLHAKLEELYNQTASIIDEVAERLLALGQSPVANMKNALSIAAIKELDDASISSEDTIRGLIADVEYWIRDTKEIADLAAEAGDGATADQFNGYLSEYQKLMWMLQSYLA; encoded by the coding sequence ATGAGTACGAAATTATATGAGAAGATGAATTTGTACCTCGCCAACCAGGAGGTCAGCTATATCAAGCTCCACAATCTGCATTGGTATGTGAAGGGGCGCAGCTTTTTCACGCTGCACGCGAAACTGGAGGAGCTGTACAACCAGACCGCCAGCATCATCGACGAGGTGGCAGAGCGCCTGCTGGCCCTTGGGCAGTCTCCGGTCGCCAACATGAAAAATGCCCTCTCCATCGCCGCCATTAAGGAGCTGGACGATGCCTCCATCTCCTCGGAGGATACCATTCGCGGCCTGATCGCCGACGTGGAATACTGGATTCGGGACACGAAGGAGATTGCAGACCTGGCTGCTGAAGCAGGCGACGGAGCCACGGCCGACCAGTTTAACGGCTATCTGAGCGAATATCAAAAGCTGATGTGGATGCTCCAGTCCTACCTCGCATAG
- a CDS encoding hypothetical protein (Evidence 5 : No homology to any previously reported sequences) has product MSRPRIASAQAYEGDPNEIIIELDNGSAILLELKPKLGDPLFSEISGLAMPRTDGERVYWANGASLTLDEIMEMLESETDIQSEN; this is encoded by the coding sequence GTGAGCAGACCCAGAATTGCCAGCGCTCAGGCGTATGAAGGAGACCCCAACGAAATCATCATTGAGCTGGATAACGGCAGCGCTATTCTGCTGGAGCTGAAGCCGAAACTGGGCGATCCGCTGTTTTCCGAAATCAGCGGGCTTGCAATGCCCCGGACGGACGGCGAGCGCGTTTACTGGGCAAACGGCGCAAGCCTCACGCTGGACGAGATTATGGAAATGTTGGAGAGTGAAACGGATATTCAAAGCGAAAATTAA
- a CDS encoding Metallo-beta-lactamase domain protein codes for MDCIQKVAPHIDWVGGSDRRLALFENMFPLENGVTYNAYVILDEKTALVDTVDNAIRQQFFENLHAALGARPLDYLVINHMEPDHCAHIGDICRIWPGVKIVGNQKTFQMIRQFYQMDLEGRILEIKEGAELPLGRHNLRFHMAPMVHWPEVMFTYETTEGILFSADAFGTFGGFTGNLFSDELDYQALYMDESRRYYTNIVGKYGPQVIAALDKLSGQNISLICPLHGPILRGGDVSILMEKYMRWASYRPEKPGVVLAYASMYGNTEAVVSRLAGLLSQKGIHDLQMYDVSKTHYSVIIARAFQYSHLVLASPTYNMHLYQAMDALVDDMANLNLQNRGVAIIGNGSWAPTAHTLLQKKVEAMKSMSLVAQPLVIRSAIRPEQEPELEDLAQRLAVSVKREATLL; via the coding sequence ATGGATTGTATACAAAAGGTAGCCCCTCATATTGACTGGGTGGGCGGAAGCGACCGCCGTCTGGCGCTGTTTGAAAACATGTTCCCGTTGGAAAACGGCGTGACCTACAACGCCTATGTGATTCTGGATGAAAAAACAGCTCTTGTGGATACCGTGGACAACGCCATTCGCCAGCAGTTTTTCGAGAATCTACACGCCGCGCTGGGGGCACGGCCGCTGGATTATCTGGTGATCAACCATATGGAGCCGGATCACTGCGCCCACATCGGGGACATCTGCCGTATCTGGCCGGGGGTGAAAATCGTCGGGAACCAAAAGACCTTTCAGATGATCCGGCAGTTCTATCAGATGGACCTGGAGGGGCGCATCCTTGAGATTAAGGAGGGCGCGGAGCTCCCCCTCGGTCGGCACAACCTGCGTTTCCATATGGCACCGATGGTGCACTGGCCCGAAGTGATGTTCACCTACGAGACAACTGAAGGCATTTTGTTCTCGGCCGACGCCTTTGGCACCTTCGGGGGCTTTACCGGGAATCTGTTCAGCGACGAGCTGGATTACCAGGCCCTCTACATGGACGAGTCGCGCCGGTATTATACAAATATCGTGGGGAAGTATGGGCCGCAGGTTATAGCGGCTTTGGACAAGCTTAGCGGTCAGAATATTTCGCTCATTTGCCCTTTACACGGGCCTATCCTGAGGGGCGGCGATGTTTCCATCCTCATGGAAAAATATATGCGGTGGGCATCCTATCGTCCGGAGAAACCGGGCGTCGTACTGGCCTACGCCTCCATGTACGGAAATACGGAGGCGGTCGTCAGTCGGCTGGCGGGGCTCCTATCTCAAAAAGGGATACATGATCTGCAGATGTATGACGTCTCCAAAACGCATTATTCCGTCATTATCGCCCGCGCCTTTCAATATAGCCATCTAGTGCTGGCGTCGCCCACGTACAATATGCATCTATATCAGGCGATGGACGCCCTTGTGGACGATATGGCGAACTTAAATCTGCAGAACCGCGGGGTCGCCATTATCGGCAACGGCTCCTGGGCCCCCACCGCCCATACGCTTTTGCAGAAAAAGGTGGAGGCAATGAAAAGTATGAGTCTGGTCGCTCAGCCCCTTGTCATACGCTCGGCTATCAGGCCGGAGCAGGAACCAGAATTGGAGGATCTAGCCCAAAGACTGGCCGTTTCGGTAAAACGGGAGGCCACTCTATTATAG
- a CDS encoding exported hypothetical protein (Evidence 5 : No homology to any previously reported sequences) — MKPISALFKGNGHIKQAITRGISLLLAVVMLTLLIPLQAVAAAVPTVTGNDTINIGIASDIHISHSDSAGSKTMERLLRSCIQGFYSASGNSLDAVAFNGDLTDNGYVDELKTFRAIVGEELSGDTQLTASMGNHEFYKYGWGVDVGANAGMKEEMQADFTREIGVGIEDDISVKGVHVLSVSPDNELDSYQNRESFLRAHIEAAAQEDPTNPIILVAHKPVKYTVLSSGTVPNGSYATLAADWSESFLEFLKQYPQIIYFSGHAHDDLGKEDMIYQQDFTSVQDGVVSVDSASTSLLVSIDSNKVVTINRINNTDGTFFTPSWTIDIPSVVESKENFQYRDSNAVSNISLTMGENASELYVNWYNTSFQTAKVQYATADHFVDGILSAPIEVTAYSRGTAYGSDDYYNHAFLENLEPGTSYCYRVGNENGWSDYAVFTTPESSADINFIFAADAQIGSSNTASDTAGWVDTMSKAAAKFPEAQFMIHAGDQVEVSSDTDQYSGFLAPSELVGLPLATVAGNHDFNSLLYSQHFAFDNTDGNTVSKAAGAYSGDYWYVRNQTLFLALNSNVQNTQAHQNFMQQAILDAQAAGYTIKWKVAIFHHSIFSTAGHSTNEDIIRRRETLPQVFSDLQIDLVLMGHDHIYCRTYLMNGRTPATENGVGGTLIDPAPGEVLYITGESASGSKYYDLIGENYDFSAVTYQNYSPGISNVSISDNTLTVHTYDTSNMDAPTDSVTIKRTQAPAGDTLKPYLFLPTENDVVLGESFDMLSGVSAVDNTDGDITGSIVATGNVDTATEGTYVLTYEVTDSAGNTASGRRSISVKKEISSTEGLYFGFDIKSGQLQNESTGAVSYSTYNKTGDYTFKYDDTIHQTVLTGPETGNLVIDGLNLAPLDNAFTVETYIKIPSTVTSYDIFQFDGQNINLVGFPGNTYFGSGRHSGGDADVSVEKNLPTDQWVHILCTGKEGKQTLYVNGEVFARVRTPTPL; from the coding sequence ATGAAACCAATAAGCGCGTTATTCAAAGGAAACGGCCACATAAAGCAGGCCATCACAAGGGGAATTAGCTTGCTGCTTGCCGTCGTTATGCTGACTTTACTGATTCCTTTGCAAGCTGTCGCCGCAGCTGTTCCCACGGTTACCGGAAACGATACCATCAACATCGGTATTGCCAGCGATATTCACATCAGCCACAGTGATAGCGCGGGCAGTAAGACGATGGAGAGGCTGCTTCGAAGCTGCATACAGGGATTTTATTCTGCAAGCGGCAACAGCTTGGACGCCGTGGCATTTAACGGAGATCTTACAGATAACGGGTATGTGGATGAGCTCAAGACCTTTCGAGCGATTGTTGGTGAGGAGCTGAGCGGAGATACCCAGCTTACGGCCAGCATGGGGAACCATGAGTTCTATAAGTATGGATGGGGTGTTGATGTTGGCGCCAATGCGGGCATGAAGGAAGAAATGCAGGCTGACTTCACCAGAGAAATCGGTGTGGGTATAGAGGACGATATTTCAGTTAAAGGCGTTCATGTCTTGTCTGTCAGCCCGGATAATGAGCTTGACTCATATCAAAATCGCGAAAGCTTTTTAAGAGCACACATCGAAGCTGCAGCACAGGAGGACCCGACCAATCCCATTATTCTTGTTGCCCATAAGCCGGTCAAGTACACAGTGTTATCCTCCGGAACCGTTCCAAACGGCAGCTATGCCACATTGGCGGCAGACTGGTCCGAGAGCTTTCTGGAATTTTTAAAGCAGTATCCCCAAATCATTTATTTTTCCGGGCATGCCCATGATGATCTGGGAAAAGAGGATATGATTTATCAGCAGGACTTCACGTCGGTGCAGGATGGCGTTGTTTCTGTTGATAGTGCCTCAACCAGCTTGCTGGTGTCAATTGATAGCAATAAGGTTGTTACCATTAACCGTATTAACAATACTGACGGAACATTCTTTACGCCAAGCTGGACAATTGATATCCCAAGCGTTGTTGAAAGCAAGGAAAATTTTCAATACCGCGACAGCAATGCGGTAAGCAATATCAGCCTCACTATGGGGGAAAACGCGTCTGAGCTGTATGTAAACTGGTACAACACATCTTTTCAGACCGCAAAGGTTCAGTACGCCACGGCCGATCATTTTGTTGACGGTATCTTGTCCGCCCCCATAGAAGTCACCGCCTACAGCCGGGGAACCGCCTATGGCTCTGACGACTATTATAACCATGCCTTTCTTGAAAATCTTGAGCCGGGCACGTCTTATTGCTACCGTGTGGGAAATGAAAACGGGTGGTCAGATTATGCCGTGTTTACCACGCCGGAATCAAGTGCGGATATCAACTTCATATTCGCTGCCGACGCCCAGATCGGAAGCAGCAATACCGCAAGTGATACGGCGGGATGGGTTGACACCATGAGCAAGGCTGCGGCAAAATTCCCGGAGGCTCAGTTTATGATCCATGCCGGGGATCAGGTGGAGGTTTCGTCGGATACCGACCAATATTCCGGATTTCTGGCACCTTCCGAACTGGTAGGGCTGCCCTTGGCAACCGTAGCCGGGAACCATGATTTCAACTCACTGCTGTATTCCCAGCATTTTGCCTTTGACAACACAGACGGAAACACCGTTTCAAAGGCAGCCGGAGCATACAGCGGCGACTATTGGTATGTGCGCAATCAAACTCTGTTTTTGGCCCTCAACAGCAATGTACAAAACACTCAGGCACACCAAAACTTCATGCAGCAGGCCATTCTTGATGCACAGGCTGCTGGATACACAATAAAATGGAAGGTTGCGATATTCCATCATTCCATTTTCAGCACAGCGGGACACTCCACAAACGAGGATATTATCAGGCGGCGTGAAACCTTGCCTCAAGTCTTCTCCGACCTGCAGATTGATCTGGTGCTGATGGGGCATGACCATATCTATTGCCGCACCTACTTAATGAACGGGAGAACTCCTGCCACGGAAAATGGCGTTGGGGGCACACTGATCGATCCGGCACCGGGCGAGGTGCTGTATATCACGGGCGAGTCGGCAAGCGGAAGTAAGTATTATGACTTGATCGGTGAGAATTATGATTTTTCCGCCGTGACCTATCAGAATTATAGCCCGGGGATATCCAATGTCAGCATCAGTGACAATACGCTGACCGTTCATACTTATGATACCTCAAATATGGATGCCCCTACGGACAGTGTTACAATTAAAAGAACACAGGCGCCCGCTGGGGACACCCTAAAGCCCTACCTGTTTCTCCCCACGGAAAACGACGTGGTGTTAGGCGAAAGCTTTGACATGCTGTCCGGTGTTTCCGCCGTTGACAATACGGACGGCGATATCACAGGCAGCATCGTCGCCACCGGCAACGTGGATACCGCGACTGAGGGCACCTATGTCCTGACCTATGAAGTCACAGACAGCGCGGGCAATACTGCCAGCGGAAGGCGCAGTATTTCCGTTAAAAAAGAGATCAGCAGCACGGAGGGGCTCTATTTTGGATTCGACATCAAAAGTGGGCAACTTCAAAATGAAAGCACAGGCGCGGTTTCCTATTCAACCTATAATAAAACCGGCGATTATACATTTAAGTATGACGACACCATTCATCAGACTGTACTGACCGGGCCGGAAACCGGAAATCTGGTCATTGACGGCCTGAATTTAGCGCCGCTGGACAATGCGTTTACCGTTGAAACTTATATCAAAATTCCCAGCACGGTAACCTCGTATGACATTTTCCAGTTTGACGGGCAGAACATCAATCTGGTGGGGTTTCCGGGCAATACATACTTCGGGTCAGGCAGACATTCCGGCGGCGATGCCGATGTAAGCGTGGAGAAGAATCTCCCTACCGATCAGTGGGTGCACATCCTCTGCACAGGCAAGGAAGGTAAGCAGACGCTATATGTCAACGGCGAGGTCTTTGCCAGGGTGAGGACCCCAACACCATTGTAG
- a CDS encoding conserved exported hypothetical protein (Evidence 4 : Homologs of previously reported genes of unknown function): protein MRKVHKKFSALLLAAALMAALAAPYRAAAVGNTQENAGDSVKIGAEVLLESAEWKEYLKGKNVALFTNQVCVDRDMNHLADRLYADPDINLVCMFGGEHGLRGAYQAGAAVPHSIDPTTHLPVWSLYNGRTIDTEALGLAPLDQDLANPSNPNRPTLAMLTGNNGKWYEPVDVILFDLQEIGSKTWTYMYTLADCMMACVEAKNLAGRNVEFIVLDRPSTISSDVVEGTMTTPGNASGISRYPLPSRYGLTMGELAKLYQGEGYKNYWTTTYPGGPANEYGSTTAAPADWNWKDPSMEKKISLADCDLKVIPCEGYTRDMYWDETGLQFILPSPNMPTWEAALDYTGTVWFEGPTINEGRGTTKPFELISAPYIDPIALARRMNELELPGVRFRAASITPYIANQTPASYANILSHGMQIHITDKRAFSPIEMQVALFLTLQAMYGGSGNDHFNIPASVDLRTGSTWVRTEVNAFLDATEKEDIPAKTIGKEDILAKTAEMVARMEDEMQDYLAIRAKYLMDEYNTPAGKELVTTPQPRINLGYEALLAEHMDLLAGKRVGLFTNQTGVDKNFNHLADVLKSNAAINLTTLFSPEFGLRGEFQTAAAGDYVDNVTGSGTGLPVHRLYGTAPTADQLKNVDILLFDLQDSGTRSNSYVKLMANCMLACAENGVTFVVLDRPNPLGGADVDGPVPESGGYPIPTRYGMTMGELALMIKGEFEPVSLKDLDLKVISMEGWTRDMYYDETGLQFVMPDRKIPTAKTALTYASLGWLEGSGEWASAAASQKGVSSGWGTTKTYEFFGAPFIQPQMVEFAKALNDCNLPGIRFRMAAMTPWNNLTSEAAVKFPNTACYGVQMHIYDEHTYSPVDTALAILVTLQERFPEKVAEMFTGEFDEIVGNTWIKDAIKNGDSADKISAEFQEDVDAFLETRQAYLLYSLDKTDLDALIGKAEGKSEGDYTAASWAPFAAALESAKKVSADHTATQAEIDTALDDLRVKMQALAEQPVSDGYYSNTTRTTKKNDDGSTTVTVTNKATGTVTETTTWSDGSKKVIETKKDGTVTTTAQTKDGVKSVTVTTPEGKTTSTVTLPGSDSATVTIPVKNAGPGTVAYLVKDDGTSELIPDTRFGKDSVSVRLSGPAKLEVSENGKAFADVPGGHWAQDAVRYVTARELFQGTGADAFSPSRPMSRAMLVTVLHRLAGVPTAEGVSFPDVEQDSWYSKAVAWANKEGIVLGTGEGFGPDAPITRESLAAILFRYAQKQGLDMSAEGTAVADFADSAAISPWAAEAMSWAVANGILTGKAGGLLDPAGTASRAEVAMMLMRFMQDVVN, encoded by the coding sequence ATGCGAAAAGTACATAAGAAATTTTCGGCACTGCTACTCGCGGCGGCTCTGATGGCCGCCCTGGCCGCTCCTTATCGGGCTGCGGCTGTCGGAAACACTCAGGAGAATGCTGGAGACAGTGTCAAAATTGGCGCGGAGGTATTGCTGGAGAGCGCGGAGTGGAAGGAGTATCTCAAGGGTAAAAATGTTGCGCTCTTTACGAACCAGGTCTGCGTGGACAGGGATATGAATCACCTCGCAGATAGGCTGTACGCCGACCCGGACATCAATCTGGTCTGTATGTTCGGGGGGGAGCACGGGCTTCGCGGGGCCTATCAGGCAGGCGCGGCGGTTCCGCACTCCATCGATCCGACGACGCATCTCCCGGTCTGGAGCCTCTATAACGGGCGTACCATCGATACAGAGGCGCTCGGCCTTGCCCCGCTCGATCAGGACCTCGCCAACCCGAGCAACCCAAACAGGCCGACCCTGGCGATGCTTACGGGGAATAATGGCAAGTGGTATGAGCCGGTAGACGTCATCCTGTTCGATCTGCAGGAAATCGGGAGCAAGACCTGGACCTACATGTACACGCTGGCTGACTGTATGATGGCCTGCGTAGAGGCAAAGAATCTGGCCGGCCGGAATGTGGAATTCATCGTCCTCGACCGCCCCAGTACCATCAGCAGCGACGTGGTAGAGGGTACCATGACGACGCCGGGAAATGCCAGCGGTATCAGCCGGTATCCGCTGCCCTCCCGCTACGGCCTGACTATGGGTGAGCTTGCAAAGCTGTATCAGGGTGAGGGCTACAAGAACTACTGGACCACAACCTATCCCGGGGGCCCCGCCAACGAGTACGGCAGCACCACCGCGGCACCAGCGGATTGGAACTGGAAAGATCCCAGCATGGAGAAAAAGATTTCCCTGGCGGATTGTGACCTGAAAGTCATCCCATGCGAGGGCTATACCCGCGATATGTACTGGGACGAGACGGGGCTGCAGTTTATCCTGCCCTCGCCCAATATGCCCACCTGGGAGGCCGCGCTCGACTACACGGGCACCGTTTGGTTTGAGGGCCCCACCATCAACGAGGGCCGCGGCACGACGAAACCTTTTGAGCTCATCAGTGCGCCCTATATCGATCCCATCGCCCTGGCGCGGCGTATGAACGAGCTGGAGCTGCCCGGTGTGCGTTTCCGCGCGGCCTCCATCACCCCGTATATCGCGAATCAGACCCCTGCGAGCTACGCGAATATCCTCTCCCACGGCATGCAAATCCACATCACCGACAAGCGCGCCTTCTCTCCCATTGAGATGCAGGTAGCCCTCTTTCTGACCCTTCAGGCCATGTATGGAGGCAGCGGCAACGACCACTTTAATATACCCGCTTCCGTAGACCTGCGGACCGGCAGCACCTGGGTGCGGACCGAGGTGAACGCGTTCCTGGACGCAACCGAGAAGGAGGACATTCCGGCGAAAACAATCGGGAAGGAGGATATTCTGGCTAAAACAGCCGAGATGGTGGCACGGATGGAGGATGAGATGCAGGACTACCTCGCCATCCGGGCCAAGTATCTGATGGACGAGTACAACACCCCTGCCGGGAAAGAGCTGGTCACCACCCCCCAGCCCAGGATTAACCTGGGCTATGAGGCCCTGCTGGCGGAGCATATGGATTTGCTGGCGGGCAAGAGAGTGGGCCTCTTCACCAACCAGACCGGCGTGGATAAAAACTTTAACCATCTTGCCGATGTTCTTAAAAGCAACGCCGCCATCAACCTCACTACCCTGTTCAGCCCTGAGTTCGGTCTTCGCGGCGAGTTCCAAACCGCCGCCGCGGGTGACTATGTCGACAATGTGACGGGGAGCGGGACCGGTCTGCCGGTGCACAGGCTGTATGGAACAGCCCCCACCGCCGATCAGCTGAAGAACGTCGATATCCTTCTTTTCGATCTTCAGGATTCGGGGACCCGCTCAAATTCCTATGTTAAGCTGATGGCAAACTGCATGCTTGCCTGCGCGGAAAACGGCGTCACCTTTGTGGTGCTGGACCGCCCGAACCCCCTGGGCGGCGCAGATGTGGACGGTCCGGTACCGGAGTCCGGCGGTTACCCGATACCGACTCGCTATGGTATGACAATGGGTGAGCTCGCGCTTATGATCAAGGGCGAGTTCGAGCCCGTTTCCCTGAAGGACCTGGACCTAAAGGTCATTTCTATGGAGGGCTGGACCCGGGATATGTACTATGACGAGACGGGTCTGCAGTTCGTCATGCCCGACCGGAAGATTCCCACGGCGAAAACCGCGCTTACATACGCGAGCCTCGGATGGCTGGAGGGTTCGGGTGAATGGGCGAGCGCGGCAGCCAGCCAGAAGGGCGTGAGCAGCGGCTGGGGGACCACAAAGACCTATGAGTTCTTTGGCGCGCCCTTTATCCAGCCCCAAATGGTGGAATTTGCAAAGGCGCTTAACGACTGCAATCTCCCTGGCATTCGTTTCCGCATGGCGGCAATGACGCCCTGGAACAACTTGACGTCCGAGGCGGCCGTCAAGTTCCCGAATACGGCTTGCTATGGCGTGCAGATGCACATCTATGACGAGCATACCTACTCCCCCGTTGACACGGCGCTTGCTATTCTGGTGACCCTTCAAGAGCGCTTCCCTGAAAAAGTGGCTGAAATGTTTACCGGTGAATTTGACGAGATAGTGGGGAATACGTGGATCAAGGACGCAATTAAAAACGGGGATAGCGCGGACAAGATCAGCGCTGAATTCCAGGAGGACGTGGATGCTTTCCTTGAAACGCGTCAGGCCTATCTGCTCTACTCTCTCGATAAAACAGACCTTGACGCGCTGATCGGGAAGGCGGAAGGCAAATCTGAGGGGGACTACACTGCGGCGAGCTGGGCTCCCTTTGCCGCGGCTCTGGAGTCGGCGAAGAAGGTAAGCGCCGATCACACGGCAACCCAAGCCGAAATTGACACGGCTCTGGATGACCTGCGGGTAAAGATGCAGGCATTGGCGGAACAGCCCGTGTCCGATGGGTATTACTCTAATACGACCAGGACCACCAAGAAGAACGACGACGGCTCTACCACCGTGACGGTGACGAACAAGGCGACCGGCACTGTTACCGAGACAACTACCTGGTCCGACGGGAGCAAGAAGGTCATAGAGACGAAGAAGGACGGCACCGTCACCACCACCGCGCAGACCAAGGACGGTGTGAAGAGCGTGACGGTCACCACCCCCGAGGGTAAGACGACTTCCACCGTCACTCTGCCCGGCAGCGACTCCGCCACAGTGACCATCCCCGTGAAGAACGCCGGGCCGGGTACGGTGGCCTATCTCGTCAAGGACGACGGCACGAGCGAGCTAATCCCAGACACCAGGTTTGGCAAGGACAGCGTAAGCGTTCGGCTAAGTGGCCCCGCCAAGCTGGAGGTCTCGGAAAACGGCAAGGCCTTTGCCGACGTACCCGGCGGGCACTGGGCGCAGGATGCCGTGCGGTATGTCACCGCCCGTGAGCTTTTCCAGGGGACCGGGGCGGACGCCTTTTCTCCCAGTAGGCCCATGAGCCGCGCCATGCTGGTGACGGTCCTCCACCGTCTTGCGGGCGTACCGACGGCGGAGGGAGTCTCTTTTCCGGATGTGGAACAGGATAGCTGGTATTCCAAGGCTGTGGCTTGGGCCAACAAGGAGGGCATTGTCCTTGGCACTGGGGAGGGCTTTGGCCCTGACGCCCCCATCACCCGCGAGTCCCTGGCGGCCATCCTCTTCCGCTACGCGCAGAAACAGGGGCTGGATATGAGCGCCGAGGGCACTGCTGTGGCGGACTTTGCCGACAGCGCCGCTATCAGCCCCTGGGCGGCTGAGGCCATGAGTTGGGCCGTGGCAAACGGAATCCTGACCGGGAAGGCCGGTGGCCTGCTCGATCCCGCCGGTACTGCCAGCCGGGCCGAGGTCGCCATGATGCTGATGCGCTTTATGCAGGATGTGGTCAACTAA
- the sodA gene encoding Superoxide dismutase (Mn), whose product MYSQYKLPYSYDALEPYIDALTMETHYSKHHAAYTKNLNDAVEKAGASKEIKELLSSLEDIPDATLRKAIRNNGGGFYNHNLYFSTIGPNGGGEPAGAFAKLLEHEFGSFSAFQEGLSGLAVGQFGSGWAWLSADRDGRLKLSSTANQDNPLMEGAGFVPILGIDVWEHAYYLKYKNLRADYVKAFYSVIDWKSVADNYERVKEGK is encoded by the coding sequence ATGTACTCTCAATATAAATTGCCCTATTCCTATGATGCACTGGAGCCCTATATCGATGCGCTGACCATGGAGACGCATTATTCAAAGCATCACGCCGCATACACCAAAAACCTAAACGACGCCGTGGAAAAAGCCGGTGCCAGCAAGGAAATCAAGGAACTGCTGTCCTCGCTGGAGGATATCCCGGACGCTACCCTGCGCAAGGCGATTCGAAACAATGGAGGCGGTTTTTATAACCACAATCTCTACTTCTCCACCATCGGGCCAAATGGCGGCGGAGAGCCGGCAGGCGCCTTTGCAAAGCTGCTGGAGCATGAATTCGGGAGCTTTTCCGCCTTTCAGGAGGGGCTGAGCGGGCTGGCCGTGGGCCAGTTTGGCTCCGGGTGGGCGTGGCTGTCCGCCGACCGCGACGGCCGGCTTAAGCTCTCCTCCACTGCAAATCAGGATAATCCGCTCATGGAGGGCGCCGGGTTTGTCCCGATTTTGGGAATCGACGTCTGGGAACACGCCTACTACCTGAAATACAAAAATCTCCGGGCCGACTACGTAAAGGCCTTTTACAGTGTGATCGACTGGAAGTCGGTCGCGGACAACTACGAGCGCGTAAAGGAAGGCAAATAG
- a CDS encoding hypothetical protein (Evidence 5 : No homology to any previously reported sequences) encodes MTKIRMVGVCRQGDGFSGVALDIHFINGQAVILPVEAKARDLDFVALLKDRRLLSPKTDGEQVYWRDGLSLSCSEILQIVRGDAG; translated from the coding sequence ATGACAAAAATCCGGATGGTCGGTGTGTGCCGCCAGGGGGACGGCTTTTCAGGCGTGGCGCTGGACATCCACTTCATAAACGGGCAGGCCGTTATCCTTCCCGTGGAGGCGAAGGCGCGGGACTTGGACTTTGTCGCCCTGCTTAAGGATAGGCGGCTGCTTTCGCCGAAAACGGACGGCGAGCAGGTCTACTGGCGGGACGGCCTCAGCCTGTCCTGCTCGGAAATCTTACAGATCGTACGGGGGGATGCGGGGTGA
- a CDS encoding S-layer domain protein (fragment) produces MQVVPGRYDATTGLVTFTTTHFSKYVVGSNKISFSDVSASDWYADAVSFIAARQITIGTTADTFTPNGTLTRGQFIVMLMRAYGIEPGTDTADNFSDAGDVYYTAYLAKARQLGITNGVGNNRFAPDQAITRQDMFTLLYRALDTLGSLPKGSESVTISDYADSAAVSDYAEEAVGCFLKAGVITGAAGHLNPEDTTTRAEMAQVLYKLLSV; encoded by the coding sequence ATGCAGGTGGTACCCGGAAGATATGACGCAACCACAGGGCTTGTTACCTTCACCACGACGCACTTCTCAAAATATGTGGTGGGCAGCAACAAGATCAGCTTCAGCGATGTTTCAGCTTCCGACTGGTATGCCGACGCGGTGAGTTTCATTGCTGCGCGGCAGATTACGATAGGTACCACCGCCGATACCTTCACCCCCAATGGCACGCTGACCCGGGGACAGTTCATTGTGATGCTGATGCGTGCGTACGGTATTGAACCGGGTACGGATACGGCGGATAATTTCTCGGATGCGGGAGATGTCTATTATACCGCATATCTGGCAAAGGCCAGACAGCTGGGGATTACAAATGGCGTGGGTAACAATCGGTTCGCCCCGGATCAGGCGATTACACGGCAGGATATGTTCACCCTGCTCTACCGTGCCCTTGATACTCTGGGTAGCTTACCTAAAGGGTCTGAGTCTGTTACTATCAGCGATTATGCAGACAGTGCGGCGGTTTCAGACTACGCCGAGGAAGCGGTAGGCTGTTTCTTAAAGGCCGGTGTCATTACGGGTGCCGCAGGACATCTCAATCCCGAGGATACGACCACGCGTGCCGAAATGGCTCAGGTGCTTTATAAGCTGCTTTCGGTTTGA
- a CDS encoding MerT-like protein containing heavy metal transport/detoxification domain (fragment) gives MEKTKLRVDGMVCGHCEITVQDAVRKLPGIKKVKANKRKEETEVDYDTSLVSLEQIISAINATGYRVIS, from the coding sequence ATGGAGAAAACAAAACTGCGCGTGGACGGCATGGTCTGCGGTCATTGTGAAATTACCGTACAGGATGCGGTACGAAAGCTGCCCGGCATCAAAAAAGTCAAAGCAAATAAGCGCAAAGAAGAGACCGAGGTCGACTATGACACTTCCCTTGTATCGCTGGAGCAAATCATCTCAGCAATCAATGCCACAGGCTATCGCGTGATTTCGTAG